A stretch of DNA from Xyrauchen texanus isolate HMW12.3.18 chromosome 31, RBS_HiC_50CHRs, whole genome shotgun sequence:
AGTTGATTATGTCAGCCATGTATGCCATATGCAAGGTGAAGAACGTGGATTTGCACTTCAAAACTATCGTGACGGCTTACAAAAAGCTGCCCAATACTAATCAGGAGGTGAGTGCACATCGATACACCTGTATTTTGTTTCAGATGATTGGAACGGCAAGTCTTCGATTCAGCAGCTTTGTGTTACTCTTTAAATAATAGTGAATATGAAGTGATATTAATATCAGTTCAACACTCAacttgtctctctttctcttctctctctctctctctctctctctctctctcgctctctctcattttttgtttattttggattTGGCAGACATTTAAACATGTGTTGATCCGAGAGGGTCAGTACGACTCAATCATTGTCTTCTACAACCTGGTCTTCACACAGAGACTGAAGACAAACATTCTTCAATATTCCTCTCCTCGGGTGAGAtgcatgttttcatttcattaaaGCAAATGGTTACATTATTGCTGCTTGTGttatactgccatctagtggtttgaAAGAAGCATAGGTCAATTTGTTTTGCATTTGACATTTGATACGTTATCTAAGATATGTAGATATTGTTCACGTAGTTTCGTCAATGTTTTGTGGTTTGACTGATGGGTGTTTGTTTTTCTCCCAGACACCTCCTCTGTCTCCCATTCCCCATATCCCTTGCAGCCCCTACAAAAACTCTCCTCTGCGAGTGCCTGGCAGCAATAATGTCTATGTCTCCCCATTGAAAAACAGCATGTCTCCTGTGGTCATGACCCCACAGAGCAGGTATCACATACGTCATTAGATTGTCTTTTAGTTTTAGAAATGTGCAGCATCATATCTCATATCATTACATTTAAAACTTTATCCATGCTTGAACtgctttctttttttgccattttacaaGTCCACATTTAAACCAGAAAATAAATCAGTATTTTGAAAATTCTAATGCAAAGGAGCATTATGATTTAGAATACATATTATATGCTCACTACAGCTCACTAATCTAACTTCTAAATTTGTAACATTGGTTATGTACTACAGGTCATGCTGTATTTTCTTGCTTCATTGAATTTTACAAGATGTTTTCTGgaatatttttaaatcatgctgtataacatggatcatcaggtccATGCCAGCTCAAGCAAGCTGTCATTAAAAGGGGACGTGTCAATTACTAAGAAATGATCATGCTGataattgcatttgtaatgtagAAAATACAtaagagatttgtgtgtgtgtgtgtggtactaATTGTGGCATCTCTTTTGTATTGTGCTGTCTTGGGCAGAATTCTGGTATCGATTGGCGAGTCATTTGGGGTTTGTAATTTAAAAGCACTTATTAAGCTTTCAAACCAGTTTAAACTTGTTAGACATTGTTTTGAAGTCTCTTTTCTCACTCTTTCTCCAAACAGTCAGCAGACAAATTTCAAAAGATCAATCAGATTGTGAGCAGCACTGATCTTTCCCTCAAGAGGAGTCTGGaaggaggctccacccccaaacCCCTGAAGAGATTGCGTTTCGACATGGATGGGCAGGATGAAGCTGATGGAAGGTGAGAAAACAATTCATGCTCTATTTCTCTGGTAAGATTTTTCTCTTTCTTCAACATTCCAGTGAATCATtgagaatgttttttgttttattttgttttatagcaAAACAAGTGTTGAATCAACGCTGATTCAGAAGCTGGCAGAAATGAGTAAGTGTCCTGCTACTTTGGTACATGTCTGTTGTTTGAAATGTGTCGCATCTTCCTCTCTCTCAATTTTATGTTCGTCATATTTATGGGTGTCTGCAGCTACATGTTACTTAACACAAAAATCTATTTCGACTTGTACCTTCTttttacattgaggcacttaaaatggaatctgtaaacgttaaaaatactcactgtttcaaaagtatagccacaagattaaACAGTATGCATGCTAACAGGATTTTAGTTTGAAAAGATTGCTTACTAAACTAttttgtgtaaatttatatccatCTTTAtaacttaaaggtgctatatgtaatatttttattgtactaaatcataaaatgatcataatatgtcattagagaattaggatgctaagttgaaatactggcttctctgataacaatgctacagtatATCCTACTTGGAAGTTTCCATTACGGGccgaatttctgtttatgttttggcctctgtgatcccgcccactgcccactcaccaatagtatttcgacaccaccGGGTAaacagatttgaacaagtttgctgGCAAACAacactggatcagagataaccacctgacctaaaaagcctcgtcatccatctaaaaaccaccatgaccagaggcatagtaaaacaaggataaatattggagatgcctttggaagttGGAGAccgcttaaagcccagaaatcctttaaaacggatgctgagttgggTAATTTTCTTGCTGCATGtcctcattctggcaacccgcatgagctgcGAGTCTGGGATGGGGCAGACAactccaatatttagaatttggactgcagtacacatttcaaacgcttgttgtcaatcttacatatagcaacTTGAGgcagggtggggctgggtcgtgattccacacacccggcccctaatcaggcaaagcaagcctcagagagggataaaggctgactggaagctggagtgagtgagtgagtgagtgagtgagtgagtgagtgagtgagtgagtgacagacagacagacagacagacagacagacagtctgtctgtctgtctgtcactcaatcactcactcacagtgTTATAtgaaacttttatttatattgtcaagccggttctcgccacctccttcccgggtttcggtaccagtgtaaagggattaatggaaaggaggaggtgagaaccggcttgacaatataaatagtttCATAATAATTTGACAATCAAATTATATTCAGCCCAAATTCATTCACAAAGTATCCGTGCCCTCTATATTCAAATTATACCATAGACATTGTTGTGTCCTGTGAAATTGTCTGTTAttgccaaataatttttttgtcattgtagGTTCAACTCGAACTCGGATGCAGGAGCAAAAATGGAAGAGTCCGTGAAAGAGCATCCAGAAACCTGAGTCAAGACACACTGTGCTGCTTGATAAAACCATTGCACCATTAAAGGGAAAGGCTGACATCCAAGAGTGTTTTATGTTCTTACATTTTAGACTCATTCACCTGTTTTAGTATTTAAGAGTTGCATTGTATTTCCTGAAATAGCATGGCTGTTTCCTGtgttatttcattttagtttgttTCAAGTGTGAGGATCCATGAAGAagtttttatgctttattttataAAGTAGGTAATTGAGAAAAATAAGGTTGTGGAGATACTTTACAAACATATAAACAATTGTGGGTTTTACATGTCatgataatttattattttgcattttggttgtcattttaattttatagcTGCCTACTTTAATTTGCAGTCCTGGCAATGTGGCATAATCATGTTTTCAGCAAATGTACTTGTGGCCTTTTGTAAGCATTTCATTGTTCGCATTTTATTTGGATTGATAAAATCTAATGGATTTGATTTAGAAAATGAATTGTAATAGAAATTGGTTGCTGTTCAAGCATTATTGGGTTTAATGTTAAGGGATGTGAGTGGGCATGTTTGTCAACATTTGGTCATCTTTAATTAACTTTTTCGTACTGGACAGAGTTGTCTGTTTTTGTGATggaattttaagattttttaattttttattatgttttgattatttttactctgtcatttaaaaaaaataataataattatgttgtacttaaatgttctttaaaaaagaTTATGTAATGCCTCGAAAGTTTAACAATTGACTTGTTTGGTTATGAAAAATGTGTCCTGTTGTTGATTTATTGAAAACATCTTGTGACCACACACTAAAGAGATGTGTCATATGTAGATAATGATGTATCGCACCCATTTTATTGATAAACTCTGTTTAGGCATGTCTTGGCAGATGCATCTTTCATTACTGGAATACTGTTTGCCAGGAAATAAGCTCCCCAATGCATTGGTATGTAAATCACATTACAGTTGCTGAAGTACAAACGTGTATTTGAAAAGCAGAGAAACGGCACCATTCTTAGCGTTTTGATTTTCTGTGACTTTAAAatcgattttattttttttaaggcatAGTACATGCAAAAATGGAAATGATGCCATTATTTACTGCTGTTCTAAACcccttttgctttcttttataaAAAGTTCATGGAATGCAATAAAAGTCAATGGAGACTTGAACAAGCATACTGCCTGTCTTCATTAAGTAATCACTATGTCTGGTTTCAAGGttgttttcaatcagctgaacaaattctgtTTTCCAATCGCATCACAGAAAAGAAATGGCACATAAAGATACAAAATGACGGGTGTCTAAATAtgaaaaatcaagtcaggaatctctGTAATTTTGTGATCTGATCTTAGTTTCAGTAATCGTATCAAAGCAACAATTAAATCGGCCTACTAGCATTTTATAAAATACAGCAAGAATTAGATGTCTCCTATCCAAACaagacttaaagggttagttctcccaaaaaattcaaatgatctCTTAATTTACTTCTCATTTATCTATACTTCTCATATactctcatgctatcccagatgtgtatgactttctttcttcagcagaacacaaaagaagattctcaggagaatatttcagctctgtgggtccatgcaatgaaagtgaatggtgaccaaagctttaaagctacaaaaagcacataaatgcagcttaaacatactccatatgtctccagtggattaatccatgtcttttgaagcaatcaAATTGGTTTTTGGGTGTGAACATCCAAATATATAACtatatgatttaaatatgtaatcttgCCTTTGCAGTCTCTAAGCataatcataatttcaagctcaagTACACTttttagtgcttgatgcatgcacagaccACCAGATGTCATCAGGAAATGAACAGTaattgcttgaaatcatgataccATGATTTGTAGTGAAAGAGAGAGttattttttggtctgttctcaaccaaaacctcTAAGATTGCTTCTGAAgctatggatttaacaactggagtcatatggatttattttatgctgccttaatgtgctttttggagcttcaaagattttgtTACCCTtcaattgcattatatggacctacgcTCTGTAggagccctattttaagagcactagcacAGCGcaatgccataagtcataagtgcaaagtcagtagGCGTGGCCATGaatttttggtattttcatgcaagcatttGCTAAGTTTAGGTGCAATCATCTGGTGAAATCGCCCGAGCAACACGCAAATCGGCTGGATCAAGTGCAATtaaattctgaggttcttctctgggatttccaccatctgcatcctataATATAGTCCATACACTCAATCCTCagtgaaataaacaaagacagaacATTCGTAAGAAGTATGTGTAAAtgaactgtatgcaatgaattagaattttaaatgttaattaacaaGTTACTGCATCCTTGATGTATGCCAGGCATATTTCTttgacagtgacatgctccttttatatgcatagaAAATTAAATTTTCTTCAGAGTCAAGAAATTTAGAATGCCGAATTCTAGTCCTCGTAGTGACTCActtcaatcagggtggcggaggacgaatctcagttgcctccctgtctgagactgtcaatctgcgcatcttatcacgtggcttgttgagcgcattaccacggagacctagcgtgtgtggaggcttcatgctattttccgtggcatccatgcacatctCACCACGCACCCAAACGTgagcaaaccacattatggtgaccacgaggaggttaacccaacgtgactctacccaccctagcaaccgggccaactggttgcttaggaagcctgactggagtcactcagcatgccctggattcgaacttgtgactccaggtgtggtagtaagCATCTTtccttgctgagctacccaggcccctgcaggaactgaattttaactttgcgctgagttaagaggtggtattgaaacgtcttctcgcaatgacctatttctcaggaaaaaagCGAATTGTgatttgcgccacttcatttacatataaTACACCCATAGTTTGCGCAACTGTCAAAACACTCCCTCACACACCAATTGTGCTTTGCGCTGGCACGAGAATTGCACTCAGAATTAGCACTTtaatgaaaattggataagactttACGCACGGTCGtagcttcatttgtgttcagcagaagaaataaacgggtgaactatccctttaagacaactTGTCCATGCATTCATTACCATCGGGGTGAACTACTGCAGTGGGGTCCTTaatggccttcccaaaaagaccattagacagCTGCAGCACATACAAAATTCTGCTGCCATTGAAAAAACTGAGCACATCATCCCAGTTCTCAGGGTATTCCAGGGTATTTAGTTCTTTTGATTTGTATTTCTTGCTTTCATGGGattttaaaactttttccacCCTTTTCTGTGTCAATTCTATATAAAGCACTTTGGATTATGCAtgaaatgctatataaataaacttgccttgcctaacatccccttttgtattccacagggGAAAAAAAGATAGCCATACAGcattagaaaaacaaaacagtgatgatggcagaatttgtatttttgtgtaacCTATCCTTTTAAtagaaataatttgtttttacaaaagtgCCTAGCTCTTTTAAATTATTTGGTAAGATCATTCAAGTGAAGAATGTGTTTATGCAAAAAGGTAGAAGCTAGTTCAAAGCAAGTTTGTTCATGCAAATTCCCCAGCACACCAATTACAATAACAATTTTTTGTGATCTGCTGCTGTCATTAATGGTCACAAAGCTTTACTGTGTCATTAGTTGCTTTGGTTAAAAGGTTATCATCTTCTTCTGAAGTGATTGTCATCAAAGAGAAAATGTAGAGCAGTGCATATGGCTGGTGTAAATTAAGACTGGAGGAGGAGACAAAATGATTGTGAAAAACAAAGCTGACATACATGTTTTGTAATAGTTATACATCTAAATGGCTTTAATCATTTGACAAAACAGCTTTCGTACCTGCTGCGGACAATATCAGGACATGCTATTCAAAACACTGAATCCAAACCAATTGAAAGtaatgccaaaataaaaaaataaaacaatactgttacaggaagtgtgcTGTTCTTAGAGAGGGACAGCTCTTAATTTTGAACTTTTGCTTAGAGTGCTTTGTGAGAGGGAGGCAGGTCTTGGGACATACTCCTCCTTTTAAAGTTACCTACTCTTAAATAGATGACAGTTACACTGGTTGGGTTGGTGATAAACTTCAAGTGTGTGACGACCTGATTTCACCGCTCCTCGCTGAAGAAAAAGGTAAtatcttgtttttagtttttttgtatctACCGGTACATGTTCAGAACATGTTATGAATGTGTCACTTTTACATGCATTATATAATCACAGTATTCTGCATAAGTGATCTCAAAATTGTTCAGTTTGTGTAAAACAAGTTAAGTTGATATAAAGAGTCTATTTTGGAGAAACTGTAATTTGAGATAAAGATTTAATTTTAGTAAAGTTAGAATGCTTGTTAATGTTATGCACTGACTAAGATTCTCATGTTAAACTAGAAAAACCTGTCACTGAGACTTTTGAACAGCTTTTGCTAACAAAATGATTAGTAAAATAATTTAGTATCCTTTGTGTTCTAATTCTAGCGCTAGCTCCAGAGTTTTTGCGCTTCAGTAACGATACTTAGATATTGCATAATTTCTGAAAaactttttagtttttcttttgcaTTACTAACACTTTGTATGAATGTGTTCATCTAACTCCAGGGAAGGACATGAACGCTACTTCTCCAGAACTCAGGAACAACATTTCCTGTTGTGGCTCCATTGATGACTTCAAACACATAGTGTACCCTGTAGCCTACTTGATTATTTTTGTCCTGGGAACTGCCGGCCACTCTTTATCTGTCTGCTTCTTCTTCAGCCAATGGCGAGCTCAGAAGAGTTTCACTCCAGTCAACTTGATAATGGTGAACCTATTAGCGTCGGACCTAATGCTGGTGTGCTCTCTTCCTCTGAAGATATCCTACTACCTACTAGACTCTTATTGGCCATTTGGTGACATCACATGTCGAGTTCTATCCTTACAGTTTTATCTGAACATGTACAGCTCAATCTATTTCCTAGTGGCCCTCAATGTCTTGCGTTACCTAGCGCTGGTGTGGCCATACCTGTACCTACGCATACAGACCCACTACTGTGTCGGTATTGTGTGTTGTCTCATTTGGTTGTTAATAGCTTTGGCCGGCATTCCACTGCTGTTCCCAGAGAGGGGAAATAATGGTGAGAGCAGTGCTCGGTGCTTGGAGCTGTCATCGGAAAACATGGAAAACTTAATCTTAATCAATAATGTCTCTTTTCCATTGGGCTTCGGGGTGCCCTTAGTGGTCATCATTTTCTGCTCTGTCTTTGTTGTGAAGAGTCTTCTGAGACCTAGTCCTGCAATTGGTAGGCCCAGACCTTGCAGGAAAAAGGCATGTGCTCTGGTTATCATCAGCCTTGGGATCTTTCTGCTGTGCTTTTTGCCATATCATGTAGTGCGAACGATCTTCTTATCTGCAGAGAAGCATGTCAAGATGAATGAATACAGAGGCTCCTGTCACAATCTTTGTGTAGTTCGGAAGGCTGCTGTCATATCACATTGTTTGTGCATTGCCAACAGTTGTCTGGACCCTATTCTTTTCTTCTTCGTTGGGGAAAATTTCCGAAAGTTCTCTGCTAAATGGATGAGAAGAAGAAAACTGCAGCAGGAAGAGTTGCAAGTTTTGTAGAGGTGAAcgaaacaaaagatgaacagataacaaaaaacagacagaaataggTCATGTTTCGAGTGCTGTCATTTTTATAACCTTTTAGAAGTGATCagcctttgcattgcaatgctgaaTGTTATTAGTTATGTCTTCAATACGCAATTACATTGTGTTGGTCTTATACTGAGGTTTCACTTTTCCCTGTGAGTCATTGGCAGCCTATGTTTGTACAGTCCTAATGATAAACTCTCAGAGCTATCAAGGAGCATAAAAACTTTAAGCAAAGCATGTGACTTCCTGCAGACACCTACTTCTACAGCATGCCTTATCACCACATAAAACATAAATGTGTCATCGTGCAAATTCCTTGTTTAAGTTTACAttcttttaaagttttaaatgttaGATGTCTGTGTGGTTTTCACTTGTTGAATTCACACAAGTAAGCATGTGGGAGCCAAGGTCAAATAAGGCTTGACATCAGTTGATATCTTTTTAACATCTAGGTATTCTTCCCCTGCAAACGTTCAGATTGAAACTGACTTTGAACCTTATTCTGGCTTGTTTAGTTACAATTTTAAATCAGTGGTTTTCAGTTGGTGGGTCATAACCCAAAAATGGACTGCAGGACTTAACTGATACAGTCATGGACAGCAGGGGAAAAAAACTATGTTAAATGTAAATAActgaatgataaaaataaataaaatgcaaataataaaacttTGACATGCAAGAAAAATTATGTCACATTCACAAGTGTCCCAATAATTTGCACAGACTGATATTACATCACTGGGCCTGTGCAATTCATataaaccgatcagccacaacattaaaaccacctgcctaatattatgtaggtccccctcatgccgcaaAAACAGTGCCAACTCTGCTATTCTCCTCACcagaattgtacagagcagtaatcggagttaccgtagactttgtcagttcaaaccattctggcaattatctgttgatctctctcatcaacaaggcgtttccatccacagaactgtcgctcactggatgttttttgtttttggcaccattctgagcaaattctagagactgttgtgtgtgaaaatcccaggagatcagcagttacagaaactcaaaccagcccgtctgacaccaaaaatcatccatgcgattatctaatcagccaaacatatggcagcagtgcagttcataaaatcatgcagatacaggtcattcacattaaccatcggaatggtgaaaaaaatatataaagttggagtggtggtggtgtatggagtggtggtggtgtagtggtctaagcacataactggtaatctggtaatcagaaggatgctggtttgagccccacagccaccaccattgtgtccttgagcaaggcacttaactccaggtttctccagggggattgtccctgtaataagggctctgtaagtcgctttggataaaagtgtctgccaaatgcataaatgtaaatgtaagttacaaaaaatgtcacttttttgtGCTTCAGTTCTTGTACACAGTTTTCCCTTGGCACACCCAAAGCCTTATTTCTGGCTATGGTTTTCAATTATCCAAATATATCAATAAAAGTTATTAAACATTGAACTTTGGGAGgtgaatatttaatttttaatattgaatattcaatgcttaaaaaACTATGTCCATGTTAAATTTCAAAAATGTCCAATTTCAGCCTCCCAAAATACAAGCaatgtaaattaaatgcatttaaatgcatgcactgataatacaatgcatttttttttttttcgattagAGCAGTTCAACATGCATTTAGGCTTCAAATACTTTTGTCATGAATTTACCTCCATACATATTGTATCCTATTGCAGTTACACAAGTTGGACTTACACAAGTTTAACGCACAGTGTAAaagttactttttcttttttcaaaacagaCACGGAAACTCCTTTTTCCACAGCAATTGTATTGTATGTTTGCACATAAGTAGACTCCCTGACATGTCAGAAAATACCGCTTCCTCTTTCATTTAATCGCTACATGGAAGTTTTGTCACTAAACCGTTGTCCCCTTTACAGAAGCCCCTCCTTCGATTCTAGAGAGCTGCCTACGATACTGTttgtatggcaagccgttttaacatttaatcattttaacctacTAGTCTCTATTTTCATGCTACTAGTGCTAATttttttagatactagtatctattccattaagtactagtacttattcattagcgaCTAGTGCTTATTATTTAGGTACTATTGCCTTTtctttagatactagtgcttattctttaggtactagtatTATTCAGTAGATACAAGTActtattaattagatactagtccttatttattagatactagtccttatttattagatactagtgcttatcaataagctactagtacttattcaatagatactagtacttattcattagttactagtacttattcattagatactagtacttatttattagatactagtacttattcaatagatactagtacttattaattagatactagtccttatttattagatactagta
This window harbors:
- the LOC127625394 gene encoding cysteinyl leukotriene receptor 2-like → MNATSPELRNNISCCGSIDDFKHIVYPVAYLIIFVLGTAGHSLSVCFFFSQWRAQKSFTPVNLIMVNLLASDLMLVCSLPLKISYYLLDSYWPFGDITCRVLSLQFYLNMYSSIYFLVALNVLRYLALVWPYLYLRIQTHYCVGIVCCLIWLLIALAGIPLLFPERGNNGESSARCLELSSENMENLILINNVSFPLGFGVPLVVIIFCSVFVVKSLLRPSPAIGRPRPCRKKACALVIISLGIFLLCFLPYHVVRTIFLSAEKHVKMNEYRGSCHNLCVVRKAAVISHCLCIANSCLDPILFFFVGENFRKFSAKWMRRRKLQQEELQVL